A genomic region of Alnus glutinosa chromosome 11, dhAlnGlut1.1, whole genome shotgun sequence contains the following coding sequences:
- the LOC133881762 gene encoding probable amidase At4g34880, translating to MAINNPGSFPFPPLISVLIIAGIFFFSTIDGEDFTIEEATIEEIQRAFTAHKLTSRQLVDFYLDRIETLNPLLRSVVEVNPDARDQADEADRERTSSPDRSSLGELHGIPVLLKDTIATKDKLNTTAGSYALLGSVVPRDAGVVERLRTAGAVILGKASLTEWYSFRSLGQIPNGWCARAGQAANPYVQSGDPCGSSSGSAISVAANMVAVSIGSETHGSILCPADHNSVVGFKPTVGLTSRAGVIPILPRHDSIGTISRTVSDAVYVLDVIAGFDPQDYEATKEAAKFIPVGGYKQFLNPDGLKGKRLGVVRNPFVSFLNKSCVIQAFERHLNTMRQRGATIVDNLEIANVDVILNPSQSGELTAMLAEFKVTLNDYLKELISSPVRSLADIIAFNQNNPQLEKTAEYGQGTFIASEKTSGFGGKERQAVELMENLSRNGFEKLMKENELDAMVTPGLGAIALLAIGGHPGITVPAGYDSDGMPFGICFGGLKGTEPRLIEVAYAFEQASRVRRPPLAKSFEINNEFLFASL from the exons ATGGCAATTAATAATCCAGGCTCTTTTCCCTTTCCGCCGTTGATCTCGGTGTTGATCATCGCCGGTATATTCTTCTTCAGCACAATCGACGGGGAGGATTTCACGATCGAAGAAGCGACCATCGAGGAGATCCAACGGGCCTTCACCGCACACAAGCTCACATCAAGACAATTGGTGGACTTCTACTTGGACAGGATCGAGACGTTGAATCCCCTGCTTCGCAGCGTAGTGGAGGTCAATCCAGACGCGCGGGATCAAGCGGACGAGGCTGATAGGGAGAGAACTAGCAGCCCGGACCGTTCGTCTTTGGGGGAGTTGCACGGCATCCCGGTGCTGCTCAAGGACACGATAGCCACAAAGGACAAGCTGAACACGACGGCTGGGTCCTACGCGCTGCTGGGCTCGGTGGTGCCACGTGACGCGGGCGTGGTGGAGAGGTTGAGAACCGCTGGGGCTGTCATTTTGGGGAAGGCTAGTCTCACTGAGTGGTACTCGTTTCGCTCGTTGGGTCAGATTCCCAATGGTTGGTGTGCCAGAGCTGGTCAAGCCGCG AATCCGTACGTACAGTCAGGGGATCCATGTGGTTCGAGCAGCGGATCAGCCATTTCAGTGGCAGCAAACATGGTGGCAGTGTCCATTGGGAGTGAGACTCATGGCTCCATCCTTTGTCCTGCCGATCACAACTCTGTTGTGGGGTTCAAACCCACCGTTGGACTCACTAGTCGAGCGGGCGTCATTCCCATATTACCCCGCCATGACTCAATTGG GACCATAAGCAGGACAGTATCCGATGCAGTTTATGTGCTTGATGTAATTGCGGGTTTTGATCCACAAGATTATGAAGCAACAAAAGAAGCGGCCAAATTCATACCTGTAGGTGGTTATAAACAATTTCTCAACCCAGATGGGCTCAAAGGAAAGAGATTGGGGGTTGTTAGGAATCCATTTGTAAGCTTCTTAAACAAATCCTGTGTCATTCAAGCTTTTGAGCGTCATTTGAACACAATgag ACAAAGAGGTGCAACTATAGTGGACAATCTTGAGATAGCAAATGTTGATGTAATTCTAAATCCCTCACAAAGTGGGGAATTGACGGCAATGCTGGCCGAGTTCAAGGTGACCTTAAATGATTACCTGAAAGAGCTTATCTCTTCTCCGGTGCGGTCACTTGCTGACATTATCGCCTTCAACCAAAATAACCCTCAACTG GAGAAGACTGCAGAGTATGGTCAGGGCACTTTTATTGCATCAGAGAAGACGAGTggttttggagggaaagaaaggCAGGCAGTTGAATTGATGGAAAACCTGTCGCGAAATGGATTCGAGAAACTGATGAAGGAAAATGAATTGGATGCGATGGTGACACCAGGTTTGGGTGCCATTGCACTGCTGGCAATAGGAGGCCACCCGGGAATCACAGTCCCCGCTGGTTATGACAGTGATGGAATGCCATTTGGAATCTGTTTCGGAGGCCTAAAGGGTACAGAACCAAGGCTGATTGAGGTAGCTTATGCTTTTGAACAAGCCAGCAGGGTGAGGCGGCCTCCCCTAGCCAAATCATTTGAAATTAATAACGAATTTCTCTTTGCAAGTTTATAg